The Magnetococcales bacterium genome contains a region encoding:
- a CDS encoding CHASE domain-containing protein, translating into MNDPHQGTGLTLVSRLVNSRATAWVVLVAATVLTGVGWRVASDSVETRARERMTFLVDDARVAIVKRMQEYEQVLRGGEGLFNASREVTRREWRNYVDTLHLETFWPGIQGLGFALMIPPAEREAHLRQVRAEGFPDYTVHPEGERELYSAILYLEPFRDANLRAFGYDMYSERVRRSAMDRARDTGQVALSGRVILVQESDRNPQAGLLMYLPVYREGWPAGNVEERRKALRGFVYGAFRMADLMRGILGHGVPDLDFDLFDGTVPGEPSLLFSTVDEEADIATTARYQEERLLAVPGRTWLAQFRSRPAFQRTTDSDQPLLVGLLGLVVDLLLFVMFRSLSGQKERMLQEAQRIGHELTRAESRYREMVDNVRDCIFQLDANGCWSYLNPAWREISGYDVTEVLGRPFQEYIHPDHRPRFLQHFAMLADRRREFIRDEVAGLHRSGETLWVEVYVGVHRNEQGRFVGVYGTFRDISARRRVEQAIREAQQAAESANRAKSEFLANMSHELRTPLNSLLILSRLLSGDANLTPEQVASLRVIHESGTDLLQLINDILDLSKVEAGRMEVVAEWTSFETLLENLDRQFRHVALSRGLNWGMQCEAGLPSGLMTDRGKVMQILRNLLANAFKFTERGEVLFRIHRVADVTPGGNGRLALTVSDTGIGIPEAQQQEIFETFRQVDGATGRRYGGTGLGLSISRSYARLIGGEVVVESRPGLGSAFSLLLPEKFPFPEKVRLPMPESASPAPTAEAREVEPFRDARVRVLVADDDLRNRYAIGRLLEERVGEVVYAGNGQEVLVCLEKVPGIHLVLLDIMMPVLDGYRTIEAIRRQPRFAGLPIVALTAKAMPGDRERCLNAGASAYLAKPVEIGKLFELMKTLLVLPEGSPLPEIVPALPDLSAVKPALPVAGPLRLMGRPVAMLLVEEDLPEAFTLAMRLQPRLENLLIAASVAQARRRLQEHPEVNVILVDGVLLEREGAGWLSSLSGGNKESHYLILAVSPFGSVERFLEQGVDACLQKPLNPEALYRLVERWSAGDRNELLRKGERA; encoded by the coding sequence CGATCCGCATCAGGGGACGGGTCTCACTCTTGTATCGAGGCTGGTGAACAGTCGGGCCACCGCATGGGTTGTTCTGGTGGCGGCCACCGTGCTGACGGGGGTGGGCTGGCGCGTCGCTTCCGATTCGGTGGAAACCCGGGCGAGAGAACGCATGACCTTCCTGGTGGACGATGCGCGCGTGGCGATCGTCAAACGCATGCAGGAGTACGAACAGGTGCTGCGCGGAGGGGAGGGGCTGTTCAACGCCTCGCGCGAGGTTACCCGCCGGGAATGGCGCAACTATGTGGATACCCTGCATCTCGAAACCTTCTGGCCCGGTATCCAGGGACTTGGTTTCGCCCTCATGATCCCGCCCGCCGAGCGGGAGGCGCATCTTCGGCAGGTACGGGCGGAGGGTTTTCCCGACTATACCGTTCATCCTGAAGGCGAGCGGGAGTTGTACAGCGCCATTCTCTATCTGGAACCCTTTCGGGATGCCAATCTGCGGGCTTTCGGCTACGACATGTACTCCGAAAGGGTGCGTCGTTCGGCCATGGACCGGGCGCGGGATACGGGGCAGGTGGCCCTTTCCGGACGGGTGATCCTGGTTCAGGAGAGTGACCGCAATCCGCAGGCCGGTTTGCTGATGTACCTTCCGGTTTACCGGGAGGGGTGGCCGGCGGGCAACGTGGAGGAGCGCCGCAAGGCTCTGCGGGGCTTTGTCTACGGCGCTTTTCGCATGGCCGACCTGATGCGGGGCATTCTGGGACACGGCGTTCCCGATCTCGATTTCGATCTTTTCGACGGCACCGTACCCGGAGAGCCGAGCCTGCTCTTCTCCACGGTGGATGAGGAGGCGGACATCGCCACCACGGCCCGGTATCAGGAGGAGCGGCTGCTCGCCGTGCCGGGGCGCACCTGGCTGGCGCAGTTCCGCAGCCGGCCCGCTTTCCAACGGACCACGGATTCCGACCAGCCGTTGCTGGTGGGCCTGCTGGGTCTGGTGGTCGATCTGCTGCTGTTCGTCATGTTCCGCTCCCTGAGCGGGCAGAAGGAGCGCATGCTGCAGGAGGCGCAACGCATCGGACACGAGTTGACCCGCGCGGAATCGCGCTACCGGGAGATGGTGGACAACGTCCGGGACTGCATCTTCCAGCTGGATGCCAACGGCTGCTGGAGCTATCTCAATCCCGCCTGGCGGGAGATTTCCGGTTACGACGTGACCGAGGTTCTGGGGCGCCCGTTTCAGGAGTATATCCACCCGGATCATCGGCCCCGATTTCTGCAACACTTCGCCATGCTGGCCGACCGCCGCCGGGAGTTCATTCGGGACGAGGTGGCCGGTCTGCATCGCAGCGGCGAGACCCTCTGGGTGGAGGTCTATGTCGGCGTCCATCGCAACGAGCAGGGACGCTTCGTGGGGGTTTACGGCACCTTTCGCGACATCTCCGCCCGTCGGCGGGTCGAGCAGGCCATCCGGGAGGCCCAGCAGGCCGCCGAGTCGGCCAATCGGGCCAAATCGGAGTTTCTGGCCAACATGTCCCACGAACTGCGCACCCCCCTCAACAGTTTGTTGATTCTCTCCCGATTGTTGAGCGGCGACGCCAACCTCACCCCGGAACAAGTGGCGTCGCTGCGTGTCATCCACGAGAGCGGTACCGACCTGTTGCAACTCATCAACGATATTCTCGACCTCTCCAAGGTGGAGGCCGGACGCATGGAGGTCGTGGCCGAATGGACCTCCTTCGAAACCTTGCTGGAGAATCTGGACCGGCAGTTCCGTCACGTGGCCCTCTCCAGGGGGTTGAACTGGGGCATGCAGTGCGAGGCGGGCCTGCCCTCGGGCCTCATGACCGATCGCGGCAAGGTGATGCAGATTCTGCGCAACCTGCTGGCCAACGCCTTCAAGTTCACCGAACGGGGTGAGGTGCTTTTCCGCATCCATCGCGTTGCGGATGTCACGCCGGGGGGCAACGGACGACTGGCCCTGACGGTGAGTGATACGGGTATCGGCATTCCCGAGGCGCAGCAGCAAGAGATCTTCGAAACCTTCCGGCAAGTGGACGGCGCGACCGGTCGCCGATACGGCGGCACGGGACTAGGTTTGTCGATCTCCCGCAGTTATGCCCGCCTGATCGGCGGGGAGGTCGTCGTGGAGAGCCGCCCCGGTTTGGGCAGCGCCTTTTCGCTGCTGCTGCCGGAGAAGTTTCCCTTCCCGGAAAAGGTGCGTCTCCCGATGCCGGAAAGCGCGTCGCCGGCTCCGACAGCGGAAGCCCGCGAGGTCGAACCGTTTCGTGATGCGCGGGTACGGGTGCTGGTGGCCGACGACGACCTGCGCAACCGGTACGCCATCGGGCGACTGCTGGAAGAGCGGGTGGGTGAGGTCGTTTACGCCGGCAACGGCCAGGAGGTTCTCGTCTGTCTGGAGAAGGTTCCCGGCATTCATCTGGTCCTGCTGGACATCATGATGCCCGTTCTGGACGGCTACCGCACCATCGAGGCCATTCGCCGCCAACCCCGTTTTGCGGGGCTGCCCATCGTGGCCCTGACGGCCAAGGCCATGCCGGGTGACCGGGAACGCTGTCTGAATGCGGGGGCCAGCGCCTATCTGGCCAAACCGGTCGAGATCGGGAAACTCTTCGAGCTGATGAAAACCCTGCTTGTCCTGCCGGAGGGCTCCCCCCTGCCGGAGATCGTTCCGGCGCTTCCCGACCTCAGCGCCGTGAAACCGGCGCTCCCCGTCGCCGGGCCTTTGCGACTCATGGGACGTCCCGTGGCAATGCTGCTGGTGGAGGAGGATCTCCCCGAAGCCTTCACCCTGGCCATGCGCCTGCAACCCCGGCTGGAGAATCTGCTGATCGCCGCTTCCGTGGCGCAGGCGCGGAGGCGTCTGCAGGAACACCCGGAAGTCAACGTCATTCTGGTGGACGGCGTTCTGCTGGAGAGAGAGGGGGCCGGGTGGCTGTCATCCCTTTCCGGGGGGAACAAAGAGTCGCATTATCTGATACTGGCCGTGTCTCCTTTCGGGAGTGTGGAGCGATTTCTCGAACAGGGCGTGGATGCCTGTCTGCAAAAACCGCTCAATCCCGAAGCGTTGTACCGCCTGGTGGAACGCTGGTCAGCCGGCGATCGGAACGAATTGTTGAGGAAGGGTGAGAGGGCATGA